A single genomic interval of Rhinatrema bivittatum chromosome 12, aRhiBiv1.1, whole genome shotgun sequence harbors:
- the INAVA gene encoding innate immunity activator protein encodes MESSPAACQPLSMEGKDETSDTDSGIILQSGPDSPIAPVKDLTLAVRKQQQALEEKLEACLLELKKLCLREAELTGKLPKEFPLKPGEKAPKIRRRIGTTFKLDEKTITSRAEDPLSSLERDLALQLQIVEAAHRLYREENLGKQIRKHRKTALIKEEKKLKQLENNVNDQRRTVGQRPLQSMGASVIEELSASDDSSLSDSAILDEGEEEAQPRLPTELLGALQPRGFPTRLAQPNPPQILEGLHLISHGASDTEPSPIQNSPWRESSLDQPYERPRKLFSSPSSQSSSPSVTPRTTPLSSPAELQTGENPLYHSIPVVKITLQGSTSAPSTPETLSRRTQCQSTRVQRPQEPLETRGRSAIPRRRVTYYTVTVPSYCFPQPTLNQQLSNPTYHSSSEDSNSDISSISQTTSGGNTSPDMTPPRTVRHLPARSASPVFINQSFDEFEISPFHRSPQTLLPPGYYAPLELRPPAHGRPPLKSTRPTPASARPTPAVYEEATHGRGQQLLCPRGRVVRVPSLKDGASKELSKAAVCEELQSWHQRSRMRNASRPRSLDRQGAIRVRSTGTREAHLARSMTQRIQVPQRHILKRTPEGVPAQWYDVEDAEIVSQV; translated from the exons ATGGagtccagccctgcagcctgtcAGCCGCTTTCTATGGAGGGCAAAGATGAAACCAGCGACACAGACAGCGGGATCATTCTACAGTCAG gTCCCGACAGCCCCATTGCCCCTGTGAAGGATCTGACTCTTGCTgtgaggaagcagcagcaggccCTGGAAGAGAAACTGGAAGCCTGTCTACTAGAGCTGAAAAAACTCTGCCTTCGGGAAGCA GAGCTGACAGGAAAATTACCCAAAGAGTTTCCTCTCAAGCCTGGAGAAAAGGCCCCTAAGATCCGGCGACGGATTGGTACCACCTTCAAGCTGGATGAGAAGACTATAACCTCCAGGGCAGAG GACCCACTGAGCTCTCTGGAGAGAGACCTGGCCCTTCAGCTGCAGATTGTGGAGGCTGCGCATCGCTTGTACCGTGAGGAGAACCTCGGCAAGCAGATCCGCAAGCACAGGAAGACCGCCTTGATAAAAGAGGAAAAGAAGTTAAAGCAGCTGGAAAACAATGTCAACGATCAGCGTCGCACAGTTGGTCAGAGGCCTCTCCAGAGCATGGGAGCTTCTGTCATAGAAG AATtaagtgcctctgatgacagctCCCTCTCGGACTCTGCCATACTGGACGAAGGCGAAG AGGAAGCCCAGCCACGTCTCCCCACAGAGCTCTTGGGAGCACTTCAGCCCCGTGGGTTTCCCACACGCCTGGCCCAGCCTAACCCTCCCCAGATTCTGGAGGGACTGCATCTCATCAGCCATGGAGCCAGTGACACAGAGCCATCACCTATCCAGAATAGCCCCTGGAGAGAGTCCAGCCTCGACCAGCCCTATGAGAGGCCCAGGAAACTGTTCTCCAGCCCCAGCAGCCAGAGCAG CAGTCCATCGGTGACCCCCAGGACTACGCCCCTCTCAAGTCCTGCTGAACTGCAGACGGGGGAGAACCCCCTCTACCACAGCATCCCCGTTGTGAAGATCACGCTGCAGGGCAGCACCAGCGCACCCTCCACACCAGAGACGCTGAGCAGGAGGACGCAGTGCCAGTCCACCAG GGTCCAGCGCCCACAAGAACCCCTGGAGACCCGAGGGAGAAGTGCGATCCCTCGAAGGCGCGTGACTTACTACACGGTGACTGTGCCAAGTTACTGCTTCCCGCAGCCCACGCTAAACCAGCAGCTCTCCAACCCCACCTACCACTCCAGCTCCGAGGACAGCAATTCGGACATTTCCAGCATCTCCCAGACCACTTCTGGGGGGAACACTAGCCCTGACATGACTCCTCCGCGGACTGTGCGTCACCTGCCTGCCAGATCTGCTTCCCCGGTTTTCATCAACCAGAGCTTCGATGAGTTTGAGATCTCCCCTTTCCACCGCTCCCCGCAAACTCTGTTGCCACCAGGCTACTACGCTCCTCTGGAGTTGCGGCCCCCAGCCCACGGTCGCCCCCCACTTAAGAGCACCCGTCCTACACCTGCGAGCGCCCGTCCTACGCCTGCCGTGTACGAGGAGGCGACGCACGGCAGGGGCCAGCAGCTCCTCTGCCCCCGGGGCCGCGTGGTGCGGGTCCCATCTCTGAAGGACGGTGCCAGCAAGGAGCTGAGCAAGGCCGCCGTGTGCGAAGAGCTGCAGAGCTGGCACCAGCGTAGCCGCATGAGGAACGCCTCGCGGCCCCGTTCGCTGGACCGCCAGGGCGCCATCCGCGTCCGCAGCACCGGTACCAGGGAGGCGCACTTAGCGCGATCCATGACCCAGCGCATTCAG GTCCCTCAGCGGCACATACTGAAAAGGACCCCGGAGGGGGTGCCGGCACAGTGGTACGATGTGGAGGATGCAGAGATCGTCAGCCAAGTCTAG